Proteins encoded together in one Coregonus clupeaformis isolate EN_2021a chromosome 30, ASM2061545v1, whole genome shotgun sequence window:
- the LOC121546021 gene encoding protein FAM110B produces the protein MPVETLRPSDGRLVGVPFTSAMPFRILNKGPDYFRRPAEPGARKLSAVERLEADKAKYVKSQQVVLTRQEPVKPPIIRKPLLSPGMMLQCRINAPPARKVPRRPADSENGGGTGGAGWRRGPPLNLEILNNLINNVCDGPLLCSPSPIPSSPSASSPSSGGNSMGNGLSADQERINRVLNRVGVPAPYSSPNSVMVRRVDVRPQTEPRKPQRTQFQPQIKPRQTSQPQVAKPQAPSPPPSQQAQPQPQTLTPTQPLPYPPTYLPPSPILIRAGMMPPASPAFTRLSSASSRGSRPGSARKHPSLHRSKSDLSDQYSRATADLERFFNYCGLHPDEVEGMGGVERFARASSDIVSVSKLRSVSTASSECEQAQEQGEVEGEEGHARPGERVPYGISIIERNARVIKWLYGIRQARDSNTVSNV, from the coding sequence ATGCCTGTAGAGACCCTCCGACCCTCAGACGGACGTCTGGTGGGGGTCCCCTTCACCTCAGCCATGCCTTTCCGCATCCTCAACAAGGGACCTGACTACTTCCGGCGGCCAGCGGAGCCTGGAGCCCGTAAGCTGAGCGCGGTGGAGCGCCTGGAGGCGGACAAGGCCAAGTATGTGAAGAGCCAGCAGGTGGTGCTCACCAGGCAGGAGCCTGTCAAACCACCCATCATCCGCAAGCCTCTGCTGTCCCCGGGCATGATGCTGCAGTGTCGGATCAACGCCCCCCCGGCCCGCAAGGTGCCCCGGCGGCCTGCCGACTCAGAGAAcggaggagggacaggaggggcagggtggaggaggggaCCCCCTCTTAACCTGGAGATCCTCAACAACCTCATCAACAACGTGTGTGATGGACCACTTCTCTGCTCCCCATCTCCcatcccctcctcaccctccgcctcctctccttcatctgggGGGAACAGCATGGGGAATGGACTCTCAGCTGACCAGGAGAGGATCAATCGAGTCCTGAACAGGGTGGGGGTGCCAGCTCCCTACAGCTCTCCTAACTCAGTGATGGTGCGCAGGGTGGATGTGAGGCCCCAGACTGAGCCGAGGAAGCCCCAGAGGACCCAGTTCCAGCCTCAGATCAAGCCCAGACAGACTTCCCAGCCCCAGGTGGCTAAGCCCCAGgccccatcaccaccaccctcACAGCaggcccagccccagcctcagacCCTCACCCCCACCCAGCCTCTACCCTATCCCCCAACCTACCTGCCTCCCAGCCCCATACTGATCCGGGCGGGCATGATGCCCCCGGCCTCCCCTGCTTTCACCCGCCTGTCTTCAGCCAGCTCCAGGGGGTCTCGCCCCGGTTCGGCCCGTAAACACCCCTCCCTACACCGCTCCAAGTCTGACCTGAGTGACCAGTACTCACGAGCCACAGCGGACCTGGAACGCTTCTTCAACTACTGTGGGCTGCACCCAGATGAGGTGGAGGGCATGGGGGGAGTGGAGCGCTTTGCCAGAGCCAGCTCAGATATTGTGTCTGTGTCCAAGCTGCGCAGCGTCAGCACCGCCAGCTCTGAGTGTGAGCAGGCGCAGGAACAAGGGGAGGTGGAGGGCGAGGAGGGTCATGCCCGACCCGGGGAGCGTGTCCCCTACGGAATCTCAATCATTGAGAGGAACGCTCGTGTCATCAAGTGGCTGTACGGGATCCGCCAGGCTCGGGACTCCAACACTGTGTCCAACGTTTAG